In the genome of Pontibacter actiniarum, the window TTCCTTCGCTGCCAACAGCAGCAGGAGCAGAATCGGTAACAGTTTTTTCATGTGCAGGGGGTGGAAGAGTGGGAGATACTTGCCTAACAAAGATAGAAATATCCCTGACTAATCCGAGCCCTTACTCTGGCAGTGCCAGCTCTGCGTAGAAAGGAAAATGATCAGAGCCGAAGTCAGGAAGCCTGCGCAGTTCCACCAGCCGGAACTCCTCAGAAACGAAAATTTGGTCCAGTGGCCATCTGAGTATGTTGGAAGTGGCATCAAACGAGTTGTACAGCCCCCTGCCGATGCGCACGTTGCCCAGCCTGCTTTTAACGCCGAACAAGCGGGACGTGTTTGACCAGCTCACGTCGTTAAAGTCGCCGGCCACGATGGTAGGAGTTTGCCGCTGCTGCACCATTTTTCCAACTTTCAGCAGCGCTACCTCATTCTCGCCATCTCCGACATTATCCGGGTACTTGCTTGGCTTGGGCGGCACAGGGTGCATGGCGTGGAGGGTAAACACAGCTCCTGCATCAAGTATAACTTTTGTGTGGATGGACGGCACCGTCTGATGCGCCAGAAACCTGACCTGTGTGCTCTCCAGCGGCATCCTGGAATAAAGTGCCATGCCGTATGTGTTATCCAGCGGGTACTCCACCTGATAAGGGTATTCTTTCCGGAGAGGAGCAAGGCGCGCAATCCACCACTTGTCGGTTTCCATCACCAGCACAATGTCCGGGTCCGACTGCTGAATGATGGAGAGAAGCGTCTCAACCTGTCTGTTCTTCATCCAGACGTTGGCAAGCAGCAAGCTGAAGCGCCTGTCTTTTTCCACAGCAGCGGGAGCCACGGATGCGACTGTTGTTCCGACTAGCGGGGTGTAGGGCAGAATAAAATAGGCCTGCAGCGCTATACTTGCCAAAAGCCCCGCCAGGAACAGCACCGACGGAAGCTTCCAGCGGTGATTGGACGCAACAAAAAGCAGCAGCAGCAGGAGCAGGCCGAGTAACACCTGCACCCTCGGGAAGTCCAATACCTTCAAGTACCACAAGCCCACGTTGTAGATCAGGGAAAGCAGGGTGACCAGGATCAGTAGCGTGCCTGCCACTAACGAAAAGTAGAAGATGGTTTTCTTTGCTGTCTTCATGTATGATCCTCATACGGCGATAAAGCAGACAGGTGATTCGAAAGGCCATGAAATCTACCCCCAGCTGCCCCAGAGGCTGTTTCCTTTGTCCGGGGCTGTTGGCTAGCAGCACCAACCACACCTGTGGGAGCATAGCTAAGGCTGTCCGATTATCTGGACGTAACACAAGCGCAGCCGCCTGTTTTGCGGCTGTGCTTGTGTTCTAGAGTGTACCCTTTTCCGTGCGTATCCGCTTCAGGTACCAGCCCTGTGCATCTACCAGTGGAGGGGCTGCAGATTTCACCTGTTGCGGCTCTTTGGAAAGCGTCAGGCGTTGTGTGCCGGTATCGGTTTGCACGTCCATTGGCAGGGCAAAGTTAATGTTAGGGATGCTGATGGCGTAGCTGTCGGCGCCAAGCTTTTGCACCAGCACCTCGGGCACCTCGGTTGTGCGCAGGTACAGGTCAAAGAAAGGCGCGATGTCCTGCCCCGTATGCTCAGTGATGTACTGCTGCAGGTCTGCCGTTTTTACCTGGTTGGCGTAAGTATGCGCAGGGGATGAGAGGAAGCCCCGGATGGTTTTGAAGAAGAGCTCCTCGCCCAACAGGAAACGAAGGGAGTGCATGACGTGTGCCCCTTTGGTATAGATCTCGCCGTGGTAAGCCTCGTCTGAATCCATGTTTTCGCGCTGGATGATGGGCGTTCGGTTAGGGATGCTCCTGGCCACCTGCTGCACGTGCTTCAGATAAGCCTCGTGGCCGGCATGCTCCTCTACAAACAGCCAATCGCCGTAAGAGCAAAGGCCCTCCTGTATCCAAAAGTCAGCCCAGTCGCGCACGCTCACTTTGTTGCCCCACCACTCATGCCCCAGCTCATGGTACAGCAGGTTGTCATGCGTTGTCTGCCCCACTTTTGTAAAGCGGAACTTGTTGCCGTAGGCATTGATGGTCTGGTGCTCCATGCCGAGGTAGGGTGTTTCGACCACACCGGCCTTTTCTTTCCAGAAAGGGTATTCGCCGAAGTACTTTTCCTGTGTTCGCAGGCTGGTTTCCAGCACATCCATTAGCTCCGGTAACTTGCTTTCGTTCTGGCGCAGAAGGTAAACGACCATCGGCATTTTATTTCCCTCGATGGTGGTGTATTCCCGCTGTAGTGCCACAAAATCCCCCACAGTAAAGTTAATGCCATAGTTATTGGTGGTGTAGTTGCTTTGCCAGTGGTAGGTAACAGAGCCGTTTTGCTGTGTCTGGCCTTGCAGTAGCCCGTTGGCGGCGGCTACATAGCCTGCAGGCACGGTGATGTACTGCGTAACACCTTCGTCGGGCTCGTCGGAGGGATGGTCTTTGCAGGGCATGAAGATCTTGGCTCCCTCGTTTTGGGAGGACAGTCCTACCCAGTGCTTGCCATTGGCATCCTGCGCAAAGGTAAAGCCACCCTGCCACGGCGGTCGCACGGCTTCCGGTGCCAGGCCGGCATAACCAACCTGTACCGTTACTACCTGCCCCGGCTGTACTTTTTTGCGCAGTTGTACATCCAGCCCATCGGGAGTGCGGGTAAAGCCAGCTTTCTTACCGTTTACCTTTACGGCATCCACCGTGTAGGCATCAATCAGGTTAAGGCGGATAAGGTCTGTCGGCTCCAACACTTTCACGCGCACATCGACGGAGCCGGAGATACGCTTTTGCTGTGGCGCTACTGCCAGCCGCAGGGTATAGTGCTTTACATCATACTTGGCCTGCTCGGGGTCGAGGGGGCCGCCCCAGGTCCAGTTGTTTTGCTGCTGGGCCAGCAGCGTGGTGGATGCGAAGCTGAACAGGGCCAGCAGGAGCGTTTTGCTTTTTTTCATGGGAAGAGGAACAAGGTTGTTTAGCTAATATAACAGCATATTATTAATTCCTGTTGAATCTGTGTGACGTCTAATACCTGCGCCTGTGCCTTCCTTTATCAGGCCCGGTACCGGCGCAGGTATTAGGCGTGTGTGCAATTATTGCGTTGTGTTTGCAATGCGGCCGGAAAAGCCATACTTACAGCCTCTGCTTGAAGCGATTCTTTTGGCTTCTCCGCTGAGAGCATCCGCTTATGCTACGACTGCACCTGGCTTCTACTTATACAGTAAATACTGCTGCCGTACCTCCTGAAAGGCTTGCAGCCCCCGGTTCCACTCTTTTACGATAGCAGCGGGTTTCTTGCCGGACTGTAGTTGCTGGCGCACCAGGGGAGTTCCCCAAAGGCGGTCCATGCGTGCTTCGCGCCACTCCAACTGCTGCGGGTAGAGCGTTTGTAAGGCGTGCAGAATGTAAACACCGGCTTTGGCTGGCGCAAACGCGTTACGATCTGTTATCACCATTTCCGCGCCCTCGCAGGTCTGCCCCAGGAACTTGGGCGGATATATTTTAACACCGTCTACAATGCTGTCCGGGGTGAAGCGGACCGGCCTGAAGCGGACGCCTTTCAGGTTGTAGCTATTAAGTTGGCGGGCCAGCTTTTCTCCGTCGGCCCAGGCTGCGCCGATGCGCTCGAAAGGGTGCAGGGTGCCGCGCGCTTCTGAAACGTTGGTGCCCTCCAGCAGGCAGGTGGCAGGATACACAGCGGCCGTGGTGAGGGTAAGCATGTTAGGGGAGGGCTTTACCCAGGGCAAGCCTGTTTGGTCGTACCACTGCTGGCGTGTGTAGTGCTGCATGGGCACTACCGTCAGGCTTGCCTGCGGCAGCTGTTGTTTGGCGCGCTCCCCGTTAAACATCAGGGCCAGTTCTCCGACGGTCATGCCATGAGCCACTGGCAGTTGGTCAGGGCCGGTAACCGGCTCGCCGACTTGCTTTCCGACCGGGCCATCTACATAAACCCCGCCAATAGCATTGGGGCGGTCCAGCACCACATACGGAATGTTGTTTTCTGCGGCGGCCTCCAGCACGTGGTTCATGGTGGCAATGTAAGTATAGAAGCGAGCCCCGATATCCTGAATGTCAAACACAAGCACATCTACCTCCTTTAGCTGGGCAGGGGTAGGCTTTCGGGTTTTACCGTAGAGCGAAACCACCGGCAGCCCGGTGCTGGCGTCGGTGCTGTTGGCGACATGGGTATCGGCATCGCCCCGGATGCCGTGCTCCGGTCCGAAGAGCAGCGTTAGCTTTACGTCGGGGTGCCGGTGGAGCACATCGGCCAGATGGCGGCCGTCTGGCAGTAAACCGGTGTGGTTGGTAACCAGGCCCACGCGCTTGCCCTTTATTAGGTGCAGGTAGTCCGGCGTGAAAAGGCGTTCAGCACCGATCGTAACACGTGGCGTGTCGGCAGCGGCAAAGTTTGTGTGGCCGCAGCACAGTAGCATGAGCAGCAGGAAAAGGAGACGATGTTTCTTCATAGCCAAAAGATAGCCTTTTCTATATCTATGTCAAAACAAAGACTAATACTTTTGCCTGAGCAGCAGGTGGTTGGGAAGGTGGTAGTGTACCTTCGGCTGTTTTACCTGTGCCTGGAGAATTTGGCCGCGCCAGCGTGGCGTGCAGCAGGGGCGTGCGAGCAGATTCGCGGAGGCCGTTTTGGCAGCTTAGAGAAGGCTGAACCAATGCGTGGTTCAGCCAGGTTCCCTGCTGTAGCGGAGAACCTGGCTGGAAAGGGGAGCGTGTTAGAGGGGGCTGTTAGTCAGCCTTCTCATCAGGTAACGGCGAGGCGACAGCTTACCTTCATCATCGGGAACGTACGCTACAAACTCCCAGCCCTGGCTCCCTAAGTGGTTCAGTATGGCCTCGGTTGAAGAAAATTCTTGTGTTTTGCCTGTGGCATCTACAATGCTGTTTCCGTCGTCACTGCGGCCATTTATCAAATTAGCCGTGTAGCCGTTGCGGATCAGTTTGCTTTGCACGAACACCTTTACATATTCGTAGGTTTGGCTGTTTACCTGGCCAGGAGGTTCTGCCGGGGCTTGTCCCTGGGCTTGGGCAGTTAGATTCAGGCCGAAGGCCAGCAGGAGCAGTACTAGGGTTTGTTTCATTGTATGGTCTTGGTTTTGAAAGGAGATTGAGGTATATATTTTGAAATAAATATATAAACTTCTGTCTGTGCATTCCTATAGCTGCTAATTTTTTAGTAGGAAAATGCTGGCAAAGCTGCTCTCCAGTGGGCCAGGCAGGTTGTGCGCGTTTGCGAGGTGAAACCAGGTGGCGGTGTGGAAGGGCTTGTTCAGCATGTTTTTCGTTTTTTCTTTTGTGCTAATAAGCCGGTATTCCTGCAGCGTGCTACTTGCAGCAGGGAGCCACGAAAGGGTGTGTTGCTCAGCTTTACCTCATTGCTCGACTCGGGGTTTTCTGCCGCGTCCATAATATGGGACATAAAAAGCAACGTTGTTATTTCTGCTTTTGGCCATCTGGAAAAGAGCTAAACTATGCCGCCATGTCGCCGTTAAAAAATAGGGAACCATTGTATAACCTAAATTTAAAAACGCTATGGAAAGAGACAACAGAGACCGTTACACCTGGGGAGCTTATGACTACGACAGGCTAGACAGAGATAACAGCTACGGCTATGACCGTGATAGAGACAGAGACCGTGACAGGTACCGTGACCGGGACATGGATCGTAGCGGTGGCATGGACCGCGACATGCGCAACCGCTTTGAAAGAGAGTACCGCGAACGCTTCGAAAACAACGACCGCAGCGGTTATAGCAGCATGGGCAACGACCGTTACAGTGGCTATAGAGACCGCGACAACGACCGTAACATGCCTTACAACGATAACGACAGAAGAGACTGGAGCCGGTTTAGGAACTACCGTGCCAACGATAGGGAAGATCAGGACCGCTACGGCAGCGACCGCCGCAGCCTAGGCGATATGCGCCAAGGCTATGGCATCTCCAGCTACGACGGCACCTCAGACCGCTACAACACCCTGAACACCCCGGAGCGCAGAGGCAACAGGCAGGAAGACCAGCCATACTACTCCGGCGGCCGCGACAGAAGCAGCAGCACAGGCTACGGCAGCGGCATGGGCGAGTCGTTCCCGAACTCTAACCGGGGCATTCCCAACTACGATACCGGAAACTACGGCGAGAGCCGCGGCACCGGCATGGGCAGTACCTACGGCGGCCGTAATTATGGCGGCGGCACCGGCTACCAAAGCGGGCACCGCGGCGGCGGTTTCGGTAACAACACCTTTGGGGCCTCGTCTGGCAACTACAGTGGCTATGGGGCCATGGGCAGCGGCACTTACGGCGGCCGTGGCAGTTCCACAGGCGACACCTCCCACAACTCTAACCGCGGCACCACCGAGTACGGCGGAAGAAACTACTAGGCACTTTTGTGCTTTAGGTATTCAGAAGCCTGCCACTCTGTGGCAGGCTTTTTTGTGCCTTGCTTTAGTTGCTGCTGCTGTGCTATATTTGGGCTTTCGTACGTTGCACCCTTACAAGAAGATGAAAACATACTTACCCGCCCTGGTAGCCATCCTGCTACTTGTTGCAACCAGTTCCTGCTCTAAAGAAGAAGATACCCCTGCCCCGGCAGTTGCATGCTACGTTTCTAAGGTGAGCATGGAAGACGAACAGCAGACCAGCTATACCAACTACACGTACGACGACAAGCTGCGGCTTGTGCTGTCCGGCAGCCAGATAAAGTTTGCGGTAG includes:
- a CDS encoding endonuclease/exonuclease/phosphatase family protein — encoded protein: MKTAKKTIFYFSLVAGTLLILVTLLSLIYNVGLWYLKVLDFPRVQVLLGLLLLLLLFVASNHRWKLPSVLFLAGLLASIALQAYFILPYTPLVGTTVASVAPAAVEKDRRFSLLLANVWMKNRQVETLLSIIQQSDPDIVLVMETDKWWIARLAPLRKEYPYQVEYPLDNTYGMALYSRMPLESTQVRFLAHQTVPSIHTKVILDAGAVFTLHAMHPVPPKPSKYPDNVGDGENEVALLKVGKMVQQRQTPTIVAGDFNDVSWSNTSRLFGVKSRLGNVRIGRGLYNSFDATSNILRWPLDQIFVSEEFRLVELRRLPDFGSDHFPFYAELALPE
- a CDS encoding M1 family metallopeptidase, with the protein product MKKSKTLLLALFSFASTTLLAQQQNNWTWGGPLDPEQAKYDVKHYTLRLAVAPQQKRISGSVDVRVKVLEPTDLIRLNLIDAYTVDAVKVNGKKAGFTRTPDGLDVQLRKKVQPGQVVTVQVGYAGLAPEAVRPPWQGGFTFAQDANGKHWVGLSSQNEGAKIFMPCKDHPSDEPDEGVTQYITVPAGYVAAANGLLQGQTQQNGSVTYHWQSNYTTNNYGINFTVGDFVALQREYTTIEGNKMPMVVYLLRQNESKLPELMDVLETSLRTQEKYFGEYPFWKEKAGVVETPYLGMEHQTINAYGNKFRFTKVGQTTHDNLLYHELGHEWWGNKVSVRDWADFWIQEGLCSYGDWLFVEEHAGHEAYLKHVQQVARSIPNRTPIIQRENMDSDEAYHGEIYTKGAHVMHSLRFLLGEELFFKTIRGFLSSPAHTYANQVKTADLQQYITEHTGQDIAPFFDLYLRTTEVPEVLVQKLGADSYAISIPNINFALPMDVQTDTGTQRLTLSKEPQQVKSAAPPLVDAQGWYLKRIRTEKGTL
- a CDS encoding exo-beta-N-acetylmuramidase NamZ domain-containing protein — protein: MKKHRLLFLLLMLLCCGHTNFAAADTPRVTIGAERLFTPDYLHLIKGKRVGLVTNHTGLLPDGRHLADVLHRHPDVKLTLLFGPEHGIRGDADTHVANSTDASTGLPVVSLYGKTRKPTPAQLKEVDVLVFDIQDIGARFYTYIATMNHVLEAAAENNIPYVVLDRPNAIGGVYVDGPVGKQVGEPVTGPDQLPVAHGMTVGELALMFNGERAKQQLPQASLTVVPMQHYTRQQWYDQTGLPWVKPSPNMLTLTTAAVYPATCLLEGTNVSEARGTLHPFERIGAAWADGEKLARQLNSYNLKGVRFRPVRFTPDSIVDGVKIYPPKFLGQTCEGAEMVITDRNAFAPAKAGVYILHALQTLYPQQLEWREARMDRLWGTPLVRQQLQSGKKPAAIVKEWNRGLQAFQEVRQQYLLYK